The Chiroxiphia lanceolata isolate bChiLan1 chromosome 4, bChiLan1.pri, whole genome shotgun sequence genome includes the window AATAAGCAGCTCTTCCAGACTGGGGATTTTTCTTGGATATTTTTATTGTCAGTGGTAGGAGAATTGGCTTTTTAATGGCAGTTTCGTAAGTATAGGTGCATCACTGCTGAGAGGCTGTGTAGAACCTTATGGCATCAGTCACAACTTTACAGACATTTAGTATCCTGGGATGAAAACAATTCTCTGTTCTGTTCTAGGGAAAAAAGCAGATACTATAAAAATAAGCAGCCTCATGGTGACTGGTCCCATTTTTAGCTTAACAAATGCAAATGCATAAAATTTGGGATGTTTAAGGAGCATTTCTTTCCAatgctctgtttctcttttgaggcttttataaaatgttttcattaatatgttctctttttaagtatttttttaaaatcagaaacaaagaTCAAGTACCCTAAAAGCAGAACTTCTTTGTAACTAAGAGTTATTTCAGATAATTTAGTCTAGGTTATTTGCTATGTTAATTCATAGCTTATGTACATTTTTCCTGAAAGTATTTATGCTAATGGTGGGGACAAATACAGTGGAGATGCAATAGAACTTTAAAATATCCTCATCCATGTGCCTTGTGAATTAGGAcaagagaaatttaaatataaaatgtaagtttttgatattatttcatttaaatgccTTCCTTATAGGATTTTTCACTTGTGTCTGTGATGTCTTTGTGGGATGTCAAAAAGGTCACGAACAAATACACTTTGATCTTTCAGCTGAATGTGAAGTTACAACTTAACCAGCTCATCTTGATTTTAGCAAACTTCGATTTGAGGGATAccttgtaatttttaaatatacacaACTACTTTTCAAAGCCAGTCCTTCCATCTTTGCCCTGAAGAAGAGCCAGTTGAAATAGAAAACCCTAGTCCTGGAGAATGTGTATAAttaaaaaccccacctttttCCCTAGTTGTATTGCACTGGGCAGCTTATAACAGGTAATACTGTTCTATGAAAATGTGCCTGTTTAAGCCATTTGATCATAATAAATTACTGGTTTCTAATACAAAAAGTTAAGCATGTATAAATGTATGAggtttatttaaatatacacCCACCATTCTGCAGTGATATTTCAAATGCTACATCTTGTCCAAATATGTTGTTGCTGTCAAGGTTAGCAACATGTAGATGAATACAAATCCTTTCTATAAAAATTTGCAAAGCATGTTACATCTCTTAAGAGGGCTACACCagttttcattatattttacagatattagcactttttaaaatgtaatttaaagggtcaaaataatctttttgcTTAGCATCTGTCACCTGCAAATATAGCAAGgatgttttatttactttaataCTTCTATAAACTatgcagaattttttaaataaaatgtaatatattttataagctAATAAGACAGAATGGGTAATTAAAGGTTTCTAGCGTGCATTACTATAACTTGCAAATATGGAAACATTTTAGTAATCTTTTCTTACTAAAGATGTGAATGTTTAATGTACTTTCACTGTTTCTACTTTGGTAGTCCAATGGGAATTCAGTAATGACATTTTGTCATGTCAAACTGTGAACATAAATTTGTACTGTACAGTTCTCATACTATATTTAGTATACAGTTCATATGTATTATACTTGTTAATAAAACACTCGGAATATTGTTTGTGGTCATGTTGTTGCACGCTGCAAGACAAAGAGCATGACGCAGGTGTGAGGGTTGGAGGAATGCTTGGACACCCCTGTAGGCTCTGGGGTTTTGGGTGGCCATTCTGCAGGACCCGTGGCCACTTCCCGTGTGTGCCTGCCCCACATGGGACCAAGGGCAGGAGCACAACGCACTACCTGGAGGTACCAGCgctgcttccagctcctgcgtgctggaggagctgtgctcagcagcacacTTAGTGGCAagctcacaaaaacattttacttgTTTCTACTTAGTCCATTGACAAGTCTGGAGCACCAAAGGCAGGTTTGCTTTTATTATCACTCACAAGATTACTGACTGGGCCTGCGAGTAGACTCACACTGCCAACATGTCAACATGTATGAGTCCTGCTCACCTCTGGGCACACCTGCAGGCTTTGCTGAGAGATGACGATGAAGaatggggttttatttattcacaCTTTTACAGATGACTAAAAAAAGTAAACCTGGTTGAATTCACTATGCATCTATAACATTTCCAGTTCCTGCTAATTGCATTGGGATGTCAGTCTATCGCTGCCTAGGACCCTGCAGATCAGCCTGATGAGCACCTACACCATGCTTTGGTGACAGAAGGGAAAGCAGGTACAGTGGAAATGAGCCATAAAAATGAAACCCTGCAAACAGAAAACGAGAAAATGACCGGCTTGTATTTCTTGGCCTCCTACTTGAAAATAAGGACAGCTCATTGTAAAGCCAGAGTCTGCTCACATCATGCCGTTGATTTCTAAGGTTCAGACGAGAGGGACCAATGGCAGGGGGACTGAGTCACAGCCACTGATCCAGCGTGGGAGCTGCCAAGGGAAAGGGCTCTTCCTGACCTGTCTTCTCTAGCCCACGCACACCTGCAAGAGGCTACTGCAGTTGCTGGGCTGATACGATTAtctctttcagttttcctgACTCAAAAAGCATTGTGTATGTTCTAAACTGAGCTATCATTTTCAGGAAACAGTGATAATTTAATCGACCACTAGGTGTTCCCCTTAGTctgagaaaaaggcaaaatttaagCTTACGAGATTGTAATTtaagatatttcttttctcgTATTTGAGAAATGAAGCTGTTCTCTCTGTCTTACCTGGTATCATTGAGTCTGATCCTATCATACACAGAAATCTGCTCAAGGATTCAAAACTGATCTATGTGTCTTTCCTGCAATTTTTAGCCATAAAACCACTTTAAATGTATCCTTTGCAATTAAAACTCTGGCCTGGCTGAACACTAACTAAGCCAATACACAGTGTTGCTTTCATATGTGCTCCCAGGCTGGTGAGCTCAGGAAGAGCAGCATCTGACaccatttttataaatatgacAGTATTTTGAGAGTTCTACCAGGTACTCGTGTCCTGTAAGTCTTCAAACTTCTTCAAAAGAAGAAGGTCTAagaactcatttaaaaaaaaaaatcaacagtgtATTGCCTCATAAAAAGCAGTGAAGGAAAGCATTTGCTGCATTTGgccaaaaaaaatacatatatacagagtttcagggaaaaagaaaatggaagttcCAACAGAGAAGTGATGAGAAATATTGTCAAATAGTaacttaaaagagaaaaccagcaaatactgtaaaccacaacaaaaagaGCCTGCTTTATCAAAGGAACTCAGAAGTGTATTTTAAGAAGCTGTTGTGTACAGTGtgtaaataactgaaatatttggcATATGCATCAAAGATCTGTGAAGTGGGAAAGACAGAGTATAAAGGGGTGTTACAGTGTTAATATCCTAAAACAATATACATGGCAGACTCAAGAAACTATTCCTTTCACATCCACCTAAAACTCAGGTCTACATCCTTgatgaagacattaaacagaactggtttcagtacagacccctgagggacacgACTTGTCATCAGTGTCTGTCTGGACACTGAGTCATTGACCACTGCCCTCTGGATGCAACCGTCCAGCCAATTCCTCATCCATCAAACAGTCAACTCATTGTTGAGTTATGAGTAAGGcaaatttttctgttgtgttaaGAGGAAGGAgatttggcagaaaataaaccccCTGGCTTTCCAGCTAGTCCTCAGAGATCaaaggggctgagggaggctgGGTTTAAATTCTAAGTAATAGCCAATTTGGCACTAAGcaacagagaaatgaagaaCCAACAGGGCACTGTAAGTCTGGCCACATCCACTGAGAACTACCATGATTATGGATGCACGAACAGTGTGATACAATATAAGTCTGTTTGTATTCAATGAGTTCTCACAGACTGATTAAAAGTCTGATTGTGTTCAGTAATTCTCATTGTCAGATGCAAACTAGTGTAGTTTATTGAGCTAGAGAAATGTAGGTTCTTACTGGATTGCTGATGATAAACACACTGTCTGCAGAAGCATACATGAATACGTAAAATATGAATAATACAGCCAGcaacaaatatattaaattgTAAAATAACTATATAGTGCTAAAATGTGATCACAAACACAGGACAGCTTTCTGAATTTTCCAAGGGAGCACTTGGTATTGCCAAGTGTTCTAGTCTCATCTCATATGTGTTCCTATGGGAGAGGAGAGACAGCCTATCAACTGTCCCAGGATACAAGAGTGGAATGTCCTCTGACCTCCTCCCCCACTTAAGATATAtttgtattgttttctttgaggGAGGGGAAATGGTAGAGTTACGGGTGATGTAATTTCATGTCTAGATGTAGTTTGAGTGACTTTAGTCTTACACGTAAAGCATGTACAGGTTTTACTTTATTAGCATATTGGGGGCGTGAAAAGTAATATGCATTTTTGAGTTAATGAAGCAAAGTTCATCTTTCAGTCACCGTTTGGGTAATTCCTTTGGTTTAGTTCCTGTTAGCTGTTTTGACTTTGGCAGCGCATGACCACAACACCTCCACGCTGCTCCGTCCTTTTTTTCATGTCTCCCTTAGGGCAGTATACCAAGCTCCCTCAGTGTTCCTGCTCCTAAGGTGTGCAGACAACTTGCTCCTGGTGAACTGTTGCCAACACGTGCACTTCTTCTTgctgagttttgtttttcagtatttttccacACTTATTAAATacatctctctccaatttagaaagaaaaatgttgtggGGGACCATGTCAAAGCCTAACAAAAGTCCAGATAAATCACATCTGTAActcttcccttgtccactgtTGTAGTCAGCACATTGTAGAAGGCCACTAGGTTGGTCAGACAAAGATAAAGTCAGGTAAAGGTTACAAAACTCCCATCCCACTTAATGTGGACTGGCTTCTGTGACTGAACAGCTCCTTAGGTAGCTAAAAGCTGTATAGCACACAACTCTTAAGTTATAGACAGATGTAATTGGTtgtagctgaaataaaaaagccacTAACACTTGGCCAGGTGACTGCCTAGGGGCAAATTGTGATGTAATGTGGTGTGATGGAGatgtaaagaaaaatcctgTTGTGAAGGACCTGTTAAGAAGGAAACAACTTGTAGCTTGtagcaggatgctctgcagaTTGGGGATAAAACAGCTCCAACAATACCGTGTTTGCAAAGCTAAGCTATTGGTGGAGAATGGATGTGGGGAGAGCAGGATTGTGTGAGcaatttctcctgcatttttgtGGGCCTTACCTTGACAAGGCCAGGCACAGATAGTAAAAAAAACTGCGCAATCATCATGGCTTCAGGCTCTGAAGCTGAAACAAAGAAGGATCTGTGCCAAAATTAAGGTGGAGTCCCAAAAGGTAAACATATGTACTCACCTCACGGTTGGACACCTCCAATAATCCAATTAGAAGTGGTCAAAAGGGCATGTTTACATTGTGAACACTTTCATGTAACCAGTAATGTAGAAGAGAAATCATGCGCCGGGGTGTAGAAGGAGTACATAAAGGGCATCTTTTTGTAAATAAAGTGGACATTTGGCGGATCACATTGGTCATTTGCAGTTTGTCCCGAGCCCCTCCGCTGACAAATGGAGAAGGCAGCATCATGCTGCTTTTGGTGCTGAAGAACGCTGAAACCAGCCTGACTCATCAATCCCAACCATCCTGAGGAAGAACAATGCTTCCTCATGGAAACTGGCACCCCTGAAGATGTGGAAGACCTGATAAAGTGCCTGATAAAAGGAACCAACAAGTGATGCTACTAATAACTTAGTTAAAGCTGCTGAGCTAACACAGCTGGCCTGGAGACATCTGGCTGACAGTCaatcatatataaaatataaaagccCAGTCTCACTTTTGGGTGATAGAGTCTTTAACATACCTTCTTGGAGTGTGTGTGCATTTTCCCCCCTTGAGTTGGGACACCCCACAAGGTTactcctccaggctgagggAACCAGATTTGCCCACAGTCACTGATATGGGTGACTAACATCAACCTCCATGTACTAATTGTTTTTGCTAGCTTTTATATAGTTGCTTCAATATTACTTCAGAAATAGCACACTATACTAGTAGTTATAGCTACCTATACTGTGTAGTAAAAAGTTCTGATTACAGTCTTTTTAGTCTAATCACTATcattatcaaaataaatttaaataaatttttaaaatgtaaatatatttggtTTGCCATTCTTAATCCTGCAGGACAAAGTTGTATATAGGCTGAATTACACCTATATAAACTATTGACTAAGTCTTCAGACTTTGTCTGAAGCTCCCATTCCCCCTGCAGCAGAGTTCCAGTGGTCCACTGAGGCCACATCCCCAGGTTTAACACCTGTACTTCTGTGGAACATGCCACACAGCTTGCTGTAAGTGGCTGGCTGGCCCACAAGATTTGTGAGGCACTTTCAGCAGCACTCCATGGTGCCCAATGCCTCTGGCCACGATGTTGGGTTGCCATGAAGCACAAGTGACATTCAGTATAGGGTAAAGCCTTCCTGACTTGGACTTCTGCAGAGCACTAAGCTCCTCTCTGTCTTTGAACACTTTTCCTCATAAATAACGTGCTTTTAAAGTATGGTGCATCCACCAGCTCCCACTGAAATACTGAGGGTTTAGCAACCCTTCTTAAGGCATACATCCTGACTTTGGAAAGGGGGAGATCTCAGATTTGTTGTTACAGAAGTCAGTAGCCAATTCCTTTTACCTGAAATTAGATTTAGTAGGGATTTCTAGCTCTTTTTTCCAAAGCTCTACACTGGGAGCCAGGCACCTTGCATTCTATTGTGATCCTACCCATTTAACCTGAACTGGTAGGTGGGTGCCAGCAGTATTTCAGCATCACTGGACACCAGGAAGTTCTCCCACAACTTCAGATTCACTGTTTCACCCAGCTACCATGCCTGGTGGGTGCTTGGTGAACCACCTCAGTGAGTGTTAAGGATCACATCCTCTTACTGGTTTGCTCACCTCACGTGCTGCTCACAGCTGTGATCACTGGGCTTTGCACTTCCATTAAGCCATAAGCATCATTATAAACCCCCACATCACCAGTTAAATGACACATGAAATTTAATAACAGATAAAGAATGGGAGGTTTATTGGACTGTCAAATAAGCACAGCAAACTACTAGATGTCTCCTATCAAAACAAACACCGTTAGATTTCAGCAGAGGAGTTATTTTCCAAGGAAACATATTCCTTTTTCACCTGTATGATGACCCTCAGCACCTGCTGTTTAAAAGAGCAAGGTAATAGAGTTCAGTGAAAGTCTGGAGATAAAAGGGTCTCACCTTCAAACATCAATCTTCTAAGttttagaaaacaggaaaaatacataACCCAGTACAGCTTGATATGATCATAGCAGAAAGCAGTAATATTACAATATTATAAAAAATTCATAAGTTCAGATATTTACTATGATTTTGAAGACAATGAATAGTGAATTCTATGAAATCATTGACTTGGTAGTTATCTCTGGGCAAGTGGGAATATTTAGTacagcaaaggaagaagaataTTAAACAAAGATTAATGGATCCAAACTTTCAGCACCTACCTAGGAAACTCTCTCTGTGATGGAGGGAAAGACttccaggaaggaaaacaggctAAAGGTATAGAGATGGTGTACCCATGACATCTACTATATCCATGTACAGGAAGggtttaaaacacaaattttcttcttttgttatCTAATTAAATCCCAGGAAGCAGATGCTTACAATCTTAACCCCACAATATTCACGTCAGAACAAAGACTAAATGCATTCCTTGGCAGTCCTGATGATGCTGAACCAACTGCTATCATCATTACTTTCAAATATGGCTTTCAGTGGGAAAAGTACGAAATTTATGCAACCCAAAAATAAGGTCAATCACTATGAAaatttctccctccctctctttgtTGATGATGGACAACTACAGATGACCTTTGACTACTTTGACGACTAGAATTTGCAATAGCAATCTCTATAGGTAtcacaaatacattttgcaacaaactaacaaaaaatatGGTGTAATGGtgtaaaaaaatagaaaaaattattaacagaaTTTAATGTAAAACAGTCAAATCAGTTATTCACATACTTATACTACTAAGTATATGTAACATCACTCTGGTCCTTGTTTGCTTCAATGGCTGTGGGCAGGTTAATGTTAACAGCTGCCCTCAGGTTAGCCCAGAAAAGGGCATGCTTGCTCCTCTCCTTCGGCCACTCCAGGTAGGTGCGTTTTGCCATGAGAGCCTTCAGCTTGTGATACCTGGCAGGGATAACGTATGGAGGGATCGGCTCCAGTAAAATCAGGATTAAGCTGTTGGAATTCTCACTGAATAACTTGTGATGGGCAAAGTACAGCTCATAGTGACACCACTCGCTCTGCACAAAGTTGGGAGACAACACAAAGATCGACTTGTAGCTCTTCTCAATGCAGTTAATGATGTTCTCCACAATGCTCTTGCCGGGGACAAAGTTTCTCTCGTGCTGGCACAGTTGTATGCGGCCCTCCCCCTTCTCCAGGTTTGGGATCAGCTCATTCTTCACCCACAACGCATCGTGCTCGCTGTAGGAAATGAACGCGTGGAACTGCAGAACCGTCTCCTGCTCTTTGGGGTGGCTGTGCCAAGCTCTCCGCTTCGTCTGCGTCCACTGCCACGTCATCCGCACGTACCAGGGCACATCCAGGTAGATGCACAGGAAGGACACCACAGCCACCAGCACCAGCgtcagcagcagggctgtcacCAGCAGCAGCGTTGTATTGCAGGCCAGTTCACTCAGGTGGAAGTCCTTCAGCTCCGTGCCTCGCAAGCCTTCCGGGTACTCGCACACATACGCTGATGGCCAGCCAAACAGCTTCCCCCCTGACTGCCTCTCCACACGGATAAAGTCTTGCAGTTCACAGGAACACTTGAATGGgttgtgcccagcctgtagctcCTTGACCCTTGGGCAGCTCTGGAAGAAGTCAGTAGATGGGGTGAGGATCGAATTCATCTCTATGTTCAGGAACTGCAGGGATGTGAAGCCACTGCACCCCGGCAGGTCAGCCAGCCTGTTCGATGCCAGGTTCAGCTCTTCCAAGGATTTTAGGTCAGCCAGCCCCTTTGGGACACTGCTGATCTGATTGTTTTGTAGGTCGAGCTTTTTGATGTTGACTGGCAAGCATTCAAAGACGGCATCTGCCAACTGATTGGAGGACAGGTCCAACTCTGTCAGAGACGCAGCCCACTGGCACCGTACATCAGCTCCGTCGTGGCGCAGCAAGTTGTTGCTCATGTCCAGATATTTCAGTGATTTCATATGGCTGGTCATGAAGCTCACCTTGAGAAGGCTCTCAAATTTATTCCATTGCAAAATAAGTAATTTCAGATCTATCAAAGTGCCACAATTCTGGAACAACTCATCCGTCAGGGCATTgtgagaaaaatttaaatactgaaatgagCTTGTTCTATTTGGGCAAAGCATGTGTGGCATATATGCATCATATATTGTCAAACTGGCAATATTCATCTCTGAAAACTGTCTGTACAGAATCTCCTGGTTGAAATAATAAATCTTAATACGAACATGCTCCAAAGTTAATGCTTTCATGGAGCCATCCAAAGAGATTAACTGTTCCAAAGAACTTAACAAGGGTAGAAACTCATATTTAGTCAGCTCCCCCAGTGGTCCCCGAAAAGTCAAATTTCTCACAGTCAAATGCTCCACAGGTGAATACCAAATAAGCAGGAAAATTTGCAGAATGATAGGCCATTGTACATCCACAGTGTCAAGAATGAGAGCTGTTGTCTTGATTTTCTTCAGAAGCATtaaaggaggagaggggaaataCTTATAGCTCAAGGTATATATTAAGttaactatttttaaattttctgaagtACTCATTCCATCGTACAAGAGggaaaaactgaagttttggTTTGCTGCAAAATCAATGTGGAGCCTCTTTGTATTCAAGGCTGTCAGACTCTGAGGCTCATACAGCGAAAAGTTTCCCAAGGTCAGGAAGACAGTGTGCAGCTGCAAATGTTTGATATACCTGAAGTCTGACCTTCGTATCATCATGGCACTTAATCCTAGGTACTCCAAACGAAACATGTTCTCAAATTCCTGGCAGATAGGCAAGGCAGTAAACTTATTGTAAGAAAGATCTAAATGTCTAAGACATGCAAGAGTTAGACAGCAaactttcaaaatgttattATGAGATAAATCTAAGTATtctaaattttcattaaaaacaaagacactAAAGTCAAGCACCGTAATTAGATTATGAGAATGATTTAATACTTGAAGGtcagaaagataaataaattcTGAGATACTTATTCCAGATATCCTATTATGTGATAAATCTAATACTTGAGTATGTAGTGGAATGTTTTTTGGAACATTAGTTAGCAATCTGCCTGAATAATTTGCAATAAATTCATTTTCCACAGTTGGCTGGATATTATTCCATAGTGTGAATGTAAAGGCACAAACAAAGACATAGGTATTTGTGAGGGGTCTCATTATGCTATCCAGGTTTATCTTGTGTTTTTACAGAAACATAGAAGTATATAGTTGTTTTCTGTTCAATATGTCTCACTGTTGAGTCCAGTcctatgaaaagaaaacacatggaATTTGATGAAATTGTTGAACGGTtgaatttggttttttattgctaaaataaggttcaatataaaataaaaaaatatttttacatactCTTGTTCTAAGTTCTTATCAATTGTTTTCATGCCCCCCCATTCTCTAATCCCAgttattgtttttctctgttaaatataaattaattcctttataATGGGAGGAATATAATCACTGGTATGTTAAAAACACATAGATGTAAAGAAATACAACTTTCTCAACAATCTTGAAAAGTACAAAACTGGCACAAGTAGAAAATGCATTTAGGAATGAAGGAGAACAGAACAAGGCCCTCATCTGCTCTTTCTGTACATCCCAAGGTCACACACATTTGGGGACAGGACTTCAATAgaaccaccctcacaggaacTGGTGCAAAAACAACCTCTTCAGTCAGAAGAGCCAAAGGATATTCCTCTTCACACCTCAAAGACCCTGGACATGGCCATACACCCCCTCAGGTCAGCTGATCAGCTTTGTCAGTGCAATAGCACAAAGACACAGGGGTCCATTTTTCCAATAAGCCAAGAATGCTAAGGAGAAATTATACTGTCCATTGTATTGGGCTTACGTGGTGAAGTTTTGTTAGTGGGAGACTACAGGagtggtttctgtgagaagctgccagaagctttctctgtatttgatagagccagtgccagccagATCCAAGGTTGAGCCCATCAGCAATGGTAGTAGTGCTTCTGGGATAACAAAATtcagaaagggggaaaaaaccctgggCAACAGCAAATGcagctcagagagaggagtgagaatacatgaaacaactctgcagacaccaagatCAGTGctgaaggagggggaggaggtgcttcaagtgctgcagctgacattcccctgcagcctgagGTGAAGGTCATGGTGAGGCAGGCCTCaccagcccatggaggtccacgATGGATCAGGTGGATACCTGAAAGAG containing:
- the LOC116785504 gene encoding toll-like receptor 6 isoform X1, coding for MRPLTNTYVFVCAFTFTLWNNIQPTVENEFIANYSGRLLTNVPKNIPLHTQVLDLSHNRISGISISEFIYLSDLQVLNHSHNLITVLDFSVFVFNENLEYLDLSHNNILKVCCLTLACLRHLDLSYNKFTALPICQEFENMFRLEYLGLSAMMIRRSDFRYIKHLQLHTVFLTLGNFSLYEPQSLTALNTKRLHIDFAANQNFSFSLLYDGMSTSENLKIVNLIYTLSYKYFPSPPLMLLKKIKTTALILDTVDVQWPIILQIFLLIWYSPVEHLTVRNLTFRGPLGELTKYEFLPLLSSLEQLISLDGSMKALTLEHVRIKIYYFNQEILYRQFSEMNIASLTIYDAYMPHMLCPNRTSSFQYLNFSHNALTDELFQNCGTLIDLKLLILQWNKFESLLKVSFMTSHMKSLKYLDMSNNLLRHDGADVRCQWAASLTELDLSSNQLADAVFECLPVNIKKLDLQNNQISSVPKGLADLKSLEELNLASNRLADLPGCSGFTSLQFLNIEMNSILTPSTDFFQSCPRVKELQAGHNPFKCSCELQDFIRVERQSGGKLFGWPSAYVCEYPEGLRGTELKDFHLSELACNTTLLLVTALLLTLVLVAVVSFLCIYLDVPWYVRMTWQWTQTKRRAWHSHPKEQETVLQFHAFISYSEHDALWVKNELIPNLEKGEGRIQLCQHERNFVPGKSIVENIINCIEKSYKSIFVLSPNFVQSEWCHYELYFAHHKLFSENSNSLILILLEPIPPYVIPARYHKLKALMAKRTYLEWPKERSKHALFWANLRAAVNINLPTAIEANKDQSDVTYT
- the LOC116785504 gene encoding toll-like receptor 6 isoform X2, which codes for MFRLEYLGLSAMMIRRSDFRYIKHLQLHTVFLTLGNFSLYEPQSLTALNTKRLHIDFAANQNFSFSLLYDGMSTSENLKIVNLIYTLSYKYFPSPPLMLLKKIKTTALILDTVDVQWPIILQIFLLIWYSPVEHLTVRNLTFRGPLGELTKYEFLPLLSSLEQLISLDGSMKALTLEHVRIKIYYFNQEILYRQFSEMNIASLTIYDAYMPHMLCPNRTSSFQYLNFSHNALTDELFQNCGTLIDLKLLILQWNKFESLLKVSFMTSHMKSLKYLDMSNNLLRHDGADVRCQWAASLTELDLSSNQLADAVFECLPVNIKKLDLQNNQISSVPKGLADLKSLEELNLASNRLADLPGCSGFTSLQFLNIEMNSILTPSTDFFQSCPRVKELQAGHNPFKCSCELQDFIRVERQSGGKLFGWPSAYVCEYPEGLRGTELKDFHLSELACNTTLLLVTALLLTLVLVAVVSFLCIYLDVPWYVRMTWQWTQTKRRAWHSHPKEQETVLQFHAFISYSEHDALWVKNELIPNLEKGEGRIQLCQHERNFVPGKSIVENIINCIEKSYKSIFVLSPNFVQSEWCHYELYFAHHKLFSENSNSLILILLEPIPPYVIPARYHKLKALMAKRTYLEWPKERSKHALFWANLRAAVNINLPTAIEANKDQSDVTYT